In the Colletotrichum lupini chromosome 1, complete sequence genome, one interval contains:
- a CDS encoding calcineurin-like phosphoesterase, whose protein sequence is MRFGNSVWASLALAFGAVPALACESCEHPERDVVLTRNVRRAQPDAQAAAVAPRGPLSWSQLNFLHTTDTHGWLEGHIREQNYGADWGDFVSFVKHMRKKAKDLDVDLLVVDTGDLHDGAGISDATGVSSYANGTGVNGQLSNPIFENIDYDVLAIGNHELYVSAIAYETFSQFAKVYGDRYLTSNVQIRNPSTGALETIGKQYRYFTTPKGLRIMAFGVLFDFTGNSNASVVTKAATMVKQQWFLDAVDYTEPIDLFLVIGHNPVRPTQSSSTLKTVFDAIRAVKPDTPVQFFGGHTHIRDFAVYDEKSTALESGRYCETVGWLSLSGVKSDSYKGAVYPKGVPHPSQKAVNVTAGQTATSGNSSITYSRRYLDWNTLTFEYHAVGSQHKAFNTTKGLAVSANITATRKKLNLTSLYGCAPQTWCIACAPYMSAGSIFSLLTTALSATIVTEARKTTPRIILANTGHIRFDLAEGPFDYDSSFIVSPFTDGFQYIPDVDWSLARQVLAGLESGGFPSKRRRSLSSDSFGFGQVNPALSAVDSCIDPHVTNDHFSKRSYAGGRIVRRQAVTPGYTTTDDFGTDGDDTVHSEIPTYDYPDFFQANGSFPVSGELADDDKIDLIFLDYVAGSVVSVLRSLGGNYTSADVSYYLPSTFTTNSYLPAFAKSNEAWQANVPNCPVGLGIGYNTTSA, encoded by the exons ATGCGTTTCGGAAACAGCGTCTGGGCCTCTCTCGCCCTTGCGTTCGGCGCCGTCCCGGCCCTCGCCTGCGAGAGCTGCGAGCATCCCGAGAGAGACGTCGTCTTGACCAGAAATGTTCGTCGCGCGCAGCCCGATGCGCAAGCGGCCGCCGTCGCGCCTCGTGGTCCGCTCTCGTGGAGTCAATTGAACTTTCTTCACACCACTG ATACTCACGGATG GCTCGAGGGACACATTCGCGAGCAAAACTACGGTGCTGATTGGGGTGACTTTGTGAGCTTCGTCAAGCACATGCGCAAGAAAGCCAAGGACCTGGATGTTGACTTGCTGGTGGTTGACACGGGA GACTTGCACGACGGTGCAGGAATCAGCGATGCCACTGGCGTTTCGTCTTACGCCAATGGCACCGGCGTCAACGGCCAGCTGTCGAACCCAATCTTTGAGAACATTGACTACGACGTCTTGGCCATTGGCAACCACGAGCTCTACGTTTCCGCCATTGCGTACGAGACCTTTAGCCAGTTTGCCAAGGTATACGGTGATAGGTACTTGACGAGCAACGTTCAGATCCGCAATCCCAGCACGGGTGCGCTCGAGACCATTGGCAAGCAGTACAGATACTTCACCACCCCCAAGG GCCTCAGAATCATGGCTTTCGGCGTCCTCTTTGACTTCACCGGCAACTCCAACGCCTCCGTCGTCACAAAGGCCGCCACAATGGTCAAGCAGCAATGGTTCCTCGACGCAGTCGACTACACGGAACCCATcgacctcttcctcgtcatcgGCCACAACCCCGTCCGCCCAACCCAGAGCAGCAGCACCCTCAAGACCGTCTTCGACGCCATCCGCGCCGTCAAGCCCGACACCCCCGTCCAGTTCTTTGGCGGCCACACCCACATCCGCGACTTTGCCGTCTACGACGAAAAGTCCACCGCCCTCGAATCCGGCCGCTACTGCGAGACCGTCGGCTGGCTGTCGCTGAGCGGCGTCAAGTCAGATAGCTACAAGGGCGCCGTATATCCCAAGGGCGTGCCTCACCCGTCTCAAAAGGCCGTCAACGTGACTGCTGGACAGACGGCTACTTCCGGAAACTCTAGCATCACGTACTCTCGCCGCTACCTGGACTG GAACACTCTCACCTTCGAATACCACGCAGTCGGCAGCCAACACAAAGCCTTCAACACCACAAAGGGCCTCGCCGTCTCCGCAAACATCACAGCAACCCGCAAGAAGCTCAACCTCACCTCTCTCTACGGCTGCGCGCCCCAGACGTGGTGCATCGCCTGCGCGCCCTACATGTCCGCCGGCTCCATCTTCTCCCTGCTAACGACCGCCCTCTCCGCCACAATCGTCACCGAGGCCCGCAAGACCACGCCGCGCATCATCCTCGCCAACACGGGCCACATCCGTTTCGACCTCGCCGAGGGCCCCTTTGACTACGACTCCTCCTTCATCGTGTCCCCCTTCACCGACGGCTTCCAGTACATCCCCGATGTCGACTGGTCTCTCGCGCGCCAGGTCCTCGCGGGTCTCGAATCCGGCGGGTTCCCCTCCAAGCGCAGACGTTCTCTCTCGTCAGACTCGTTTGGCTTCGGACAGGTTAACCCGGCCCTCTCGGCCGTGGACAGCTGCATCGACCCGCACGTGACGAACGACCACTTCTCCAAGAGGTCCTACGCCGGCGGGCGCATCGTCAGACGCCAGGCCGTCACGCCGGGGTACACGACCACCGACGACTTTGGCACCGACGGAGACGATACCGTGCACAGCGAGATCCCGACGTATGATTACCCTGACTTCTTCCAGGCCAACGGCAGCTTCCCGGTCAGCGGTGAGCTTGCCGACGACGACAAGATTGATCTCATCTTTTTGGACTACGTTGCGGGTTCCGTCGTCTCGGTTCTGCGCTCTCTTGGGGGCAACTATACGTCTGCCGACGTCTCTTACTATCTTCCTAGC ACTTTCACGACCAACTCGTATCTGCCCGCGTTCGCAAAGAGCAATGAGGCGTGGCAGGCGAATGTGCCGAACTGTCCCGTTGGACTGGGCATCGGCTACAACACCACCAGTGCTTGA
- a CDS encoding heterokaryon incompatibility protein yields MRLINTRTLALAEFFGDEIPRYAIVSHTWSHDEVTFQDWKEDLCVAREREGFRKIDMARIQATDDGLDYLWIDTCCINKESSAELSEAINSMFAWYECAVRCYAYLSDVDHAERLDGPAGDAEHSFDILSRSLWFTRGWTLQELLAPREVLFFARGWSLLGTRKLLAGVIQRITNIDWKYLQPRSRKRLSDASVAERMSWLSCRKTTRKEDMAYCMLGIFDINMPLLYGEGAKAFARLQEEILKTSTDQSLFCWSWTESDPGSWVSMLAPSPRNFRNGQDYHPAHDASSRPVPYSMTNFGLSIQLMLVRPANIRISNFGFRPPECIGILSASTKGGHLIGVPLESTGLVDTYRVVRDFPRPISLRWNTRDLGLLKSGSSLKVEVHDIFVPSKAPGSDLGIVQLKPHDSSFHLGEYAIMLLVMHSRGSGVEIFTRIEAIPRYTDSMAGFITMKKFKFPPSPTTTTTATTGPNSGPNSAVFNAVEAHGALVRLHANSLSQKDGALWMLFGVLVNKAGQSWWIFRYLDGLASTPGSSASSSSSSSSSMTEANLERLLRDAATNWQPSYRAKAYVSPQAVESRRVTKRDAITITFGPEFRAEVNDRKTIAKAAHLIVSGVTAGLKTSETI; encoded by the coding sequence ATGCGTCTCATCAACACCCGCACCTTGGCCCTGGCCGAGTTCTTTGGCGACGAGATCCCGCGGTACGCCATCGTCTCTCACACGTGGAGCCACGATGAAGTGACGTTTCAAGACTGGAAGGAGGACCTATGCGTGGCGAGAGAGAGGGAAGGGTTTCGCAAGATTGACATGGCCAGGATTCAGGCGACTGACGATGGACTCGATTATCTCTGGATCGACACCTGCTGCATCAACAAGGAGAGTTCCGCCGAGCTGTCCGAGGCCATCAACTCCATGTTTGCGTGGTACGAGTGCGCCGTGCGGTGCTACGCCTACCTCTCGGACGTAGACCACGCGGAACGACTAGACGGGCCCGCCGGCGACGCAGAGCACAGCTTCGACATCCTTTCGCGGAGCCTCTGGTTCACCCGCGGCTGGACGCTGCAAGAGCTCCTAGCCCCGCGGGAGgtcctcttcttcgcccGCGGCTGGAGCCTCCTGGGCACCCGCAAGCTCCTCGCGGGCGTCATCCAGAGAATCACAAACATTGACTGGAAATACCTCCAGCCGCGAAGCAGGAAACGCCTGTCCGACGCCAGCGTCGCCGAGCGCATGTCGTGGCTGTCGTGTCGCAAGACGACCCGCAAGGAGGACATGGCGTATTGCATGCTCGGCATCTTTGATATCAACATGCCTCTCCTCTACGGCGAGGGCGCGAAGGCGTTTGCGCGGCTGCAGGAGGAGATACTCAAGACGTCGACAGACCAGTCGCTGTTTTGCTGGTCCTGGACGGAGAGCGACCCGGGTTCCTGGGTCAGCATGCTGGCGCCGTCGCCACGCAATTTTAGAAATGGGCAGGATTATCACCCGGCGCACGACGCCTCGAGCAGGCCGGTGCCGTATTCCATGACCAACTTTGGCTTGTCGATACAGTTGATGCTGGTACGCCCCGCCAACATCCGCATTTCCAACTTTGGCTTCCGGCCCCCGGAGTGTATCGGCATCCTATCCGCCAGTACAAAGGGCGGCCACCTCATCGGGGTTCCCCTGGAGAGCACCGGCCTAGTGGACACGTACAGAGTCGTCCGGGACTTCCCCCGACCCATCTCGCTGCGATGGAACACGCGCGATCTAGGGCTGCTAAAGTCCGGCAGCAGCCTCAAAGTCGAAGTCCACGACATCTTCGTCCCCTCAAAAGCGCCGGGAAGCGATCTCGGCATCGTCCAGCTCAAGCCGCACGACTCGAGCTTTCACCTGGGCGAGTACGCCATCATGCTCCTTGTCATGCATAGCCGGGGCTCTGGCGTCGAGATCTTTACACGCATCGAGGCGATACCGCGGTATACGGATTCCATGGCGGGGTTCATCACCATGAAGAAGTTTAAGTTCCCGCCGTCACCAACGACAACGACAACAGCGACGACTGGACCAAACTCGGGACCAAACTCGGCAGTCTTCAACGCAGTCGAAGCACACGGCGCGCTCGTTCGACTCCACGCAAACTCCCTCAGCCAAAAGGACGGCGCCCTCTGGATGCTCTTCGGCGTGCTTGTCAATAAGGCAGGGCAGTCGTGGTGGATATTCCGGTACCTGGACGGGCTCGCCTCCACCCCCGGCTCGTCTgcctcgtcatcgtcgtcctcttcctcctcgatGACGGAAGCCAACCTGGAGAGGCTGCTGCGGGACGCGGCGACGAATTGGCAGCCTTCGTACCGGGCTAAAGCGTACGTCTCCCCGCAGGCGGTAGAGAGTAGACGCGTGACAAAGAGAGATGCGATCACGATTACGTTTGGGCCCGAGTTCCGCGCCGAGGTGAATGATCGAAAGACGATTGCTAAGGCTGCGCATCTTATTGTTTCGGGGGTTACTGCGGGACTGAAGACGTCGGAGACAATTTGA
- a CDS encoding F-box domain-containing protein, whose protein sequence is MEYARGSHDGVLAEQLAKLTNDDGSPNTALRHANLDNLVSRLTPWELLHLRQLTMKSTIKLAEMHHLPEEVVAMIAQYLRLGDALRCTQVSKVWRAKWTSDTVVREIAQISFPGLVAASPDASAWDLLRPVAQKATARNEGKLTSWLSINTADVPLLKCTALKYDKRSLKFAKSKPTPTPSRFFKNTREVELRTHLGFAYCSGKVAWQWDSYRFFVDDIRAMTRKLLSLPDLVVKGDKDFIVYTMTENLLILVDQYSMRALIVYDLVKDQHRRVTIPRHMTDLQAHKDTFVVIFNPDYFHGEDEAEHTPPHVWTWSTGLVKLQVPISPASHERHGLGFPWEENVCRGVDINNGFIFHPTKPHILYFVSVFLGNSRLRDETSEYDSTAEVEEIDVHTHQYVTLELLVEIHKFENMKFVKTFSYKLTRRYKIQNVPRFATHCRPMNSYGLFNISNIYRSISDSLSTVKSELPGNEAVTTPSLPVRSINFNTVTESFIVEKRVLNGMRMPIWDFGSRDPSQTGGILWNDSIYYIQNKLPILAGDNKARWRHEFQGNGQRSICIANKSSTVVLETNNPWFKESEAFRTLAVDDDFVIGLSRRGYVVYNFGDSSLKGGPWCEPHKVRLYMDNKDTKCPAWGCPGPNKSSICQVCSNDIGNTDVSMYASSDEAETYHHYYGDGTSDSDDDDAGFGQASSNLFPRGLSWM, encoded by the exons ATGGAATACGCCAGAGGTTCGCATGATGGTGTACTGGCTGAACAGCTTGCGAAGCTCACCAACGACGATGGATCTCCCAATACAGCCCTCCGGCACGCCAACCTGGATAATCTTGTCTCGAGACTCACGCCCTGGGAACTTCTACATCTCAGGCAACTGACAATGAAGAGCACAATCAAACTTGCAGAGATGCATCATCTTCCGGAGGAAGTCGTTGCTATGATAGCACAGTATCTGCGCCTTGGCGATGCACTTAGGTGCACTCAGGTTTCCAAAGTATGGCGAGCAAAATGGACGTCCGACACCGTCGTCAGAGAAATCGCCCAGATTTCCTTCCCTGGTTTAGTCGCTGCGTCTCCAGATGCGTCGGCTTGGGATCTCTTGCGTCCTGTAGCCCAAAAGGCCACAGCCCGGAACGAAGGCAAACTCACCTCCTGGCTTTCCATCAACACGGCCGATGTGCCTCTGCTAAAATGCACCGCCCTGAAATACGATAAGCGCAGCCTCAAGTTTGCCAAATCTAAGCCTACACCTACACCCTCGAGGTTTTTCAAGAATACTCGAGAAGTAGAACTGAGGACTCATCTCGGCTTCGCCTACTGCAGTGGAAAAGTCGCCTGGCAGTGGGATTCCTACCGCTTCTTCGTTGACGACATCCGAGCCATGACAAGGAAGCTTCTTTCACTTCCCGACCTCGTGGTGAAGGGAGATAAGGACTTCATCGTTTATACCATGACGGAGAATCTCTTAATCCTCGTTGACCAATATAGCATGAGGGCTCT TATCGTGTACGATCTTGTCAAGGACCAGCACCGTCGTGTTACAATTCCTAGGCACATGACGGATCTACAGGCCCATAAAGATACGTTCGTCGTCATTTTCAACCCCGACTATTTTCATGGCGAGGATGAAGCTGAACACACCCCGCCTCATGTCTGGACCTGGTCTACTGGACTTGTCAAGCTCCAGGTTCCTATTTCTCCTGCATCCCATGAACGGCACGGCCTCGGCTTTCCATGGGAGGAGAATGTATGCCGAGGCGTGGATATAAACAACGGTTTCATCTTTCACCCAACAAAACCTCACATTCTCTACTTCGTCAGTGTGTTTCTCGGCAACTCCAGGCTGAGAGACGAAACGAGTGAATATGATTCTACAGCTGAGGTTGAAGAAATCGATGTTCACACACATCAATACGTCACCCTTGAACTCCTTGTCGAGATTCACAAATTCGAAAACATGAAGTTTGTCAAAACTTTCTCATATAAACTCACCCGAAGATACAAGATTCAAAATGTGCCACGCTTTGCAACACATTGCCGACCAATGAACTCCTATGGACTTTTCAACATTAGCAACATATACAGGTCGATTTCGGACAGTCTTTCCACCGTCAAGAGCGAGCTGCCCGGAAACGAGGCTGTAACGACGCCCAGTCTTCCCGTGAGAAGCATCAACTTCAACACAGTGACGGAGTCATTCATTGTAGAAAAGAGGGTCCTGAACGGCATGCGGATGCCGATCTGGGATTTTGGTAGTCGTGACCCGTCACAGACTGGCGGCATCTTGTGGAACGACTCGATCTATTACATTCAAAACAAATTGCCCATCCTCGCGGGCGACAACAAAGCTCGATGGAGGCATGAATTCCAGGGTAACGGCCAAAGATCAATCTGCATCGCCAACAAGTCATCAACGGTTGTCCTGGAAACCAACAACCCTTGGTTCAAAGAGTCGGAGGCATTCCGGACCCTTGCGGTGGACGATGACTTCGTGATTGGCCTTTCCAGACGGGGTTACGTCGTGTATAACTTTGGCGACTCAAGTCTGAAAGGAGGGCCTTGGTGCGAACCCCATAAGGTGCGGCTTTACATGGACAACAAGGACACGAAATGTCCCGCTTGGGGTTGCCCGGGGCCGAACAAGTCTAGCATATGCCAGGTCTGCAGTAATGACATCGGTAATACCGATGTCTCTATGTATGCGTCGTCGGACGAAGCCGAAACCTACCATCATTATTACGGCGACGGCACCTCGGATtccgacgatgacgatgcgGGCTTTGGCCAGGCTAGTTCCAATCTCTTTCCACGAGGTTTAAGCTGGATGTGA